In one Winogradskyella sp. MH6 genomic region, the following are encoded:
- a CDS encoding S66 peptidase family protein has protein sequence MDLKNSILLLYFTLSFGIIQYAYAQNQTDNSLKMNDTLLRPAYLKAGDTVAIVAPSGILKNREREVQQAVDLLKEWGLNAIVGEHVFSKADHFAGTDEERCEDLQKAMDDPTISAIWCARGGYGTVRILDKLDYTKLKENPKWIIGYSDITALHNQLHNQGFESLHALMCVSLTQDITEVQESVDTFKAALFGNPSNYDLEGSKYNREGEAKGQLIGGNLTILHTMLGSDTSLDTSGKILFIEEIGEYKYHIDRMLQSMKRAGYFENLNGLVVGDMSKLRKNTTLWGTSVEQLILDALADYNFPIAFNMPAGHEDDNRALVLGREVELKVGKEKSSLYFK, from the coding sequence ATGGATTTGAAAAACTCAATACTACTTCTTTATTTTACGCTTAGTTTTGGTATAATTCAATATGCTTATGCTCAAAATCAAACAGATAACTCACTCAAAATGAACGATACACTCTTAAGACCAGCATACTTAAAAGCAGGTGATACTGTTGCTATTGTAGCACCATCAGGAATTTTAAAAAACAGGGAGAGAGAAGTTCAGCAAGCGGTAGATTTGTTAAAAGAATGGGGATTAAATGCTATTGTTGGTGAACATGTATTCAGTAAGGCAGATCATTTTGCAGGTACAGATGAAGAACGTTGTGAAGATTTACAGAAAGCAATGGACGACCCTACAATTAGTGCTATTTGGTGTGCAAGAGGAGGCTATGGTACAGTAAGAATTTTAGATAAATTAGATTATACAAAGCTTAAAGAAAATCCTAAATGGATTATCGGTTACAGCGATATTACAGCATTACATAATCAGTTGCATAATCAAGGGTTTGAATCTTTGCATGCGTTAATGTGCGTGAGTCTAACTCAAGATATTACAGAAGTCCAAGAATCTGTAGATACGTTTAAAGCTGCCTTGTTTGGTAATCCATCAAATTATGATTTAGAAGGTTCTAAATATAACCGAGAAGGTGAAGCAAAAGGTCAATTGATTGGTGGAAATTTAACGATACTTCATACCATGTTGGGTTCTGATACAAGTTTAGATACCTCTGGAAAAATTCTTTTCATAGAAGAAATAGGTGAGTACAAATATCATATAGACCGTATGCTACAAAGTATGAAGCGTGCAGGTTATTTTGAAAATCTTAATGGTTTGGTTGTAGGTGATATGTCTAAACTGAGAAAAAACACAACACTTTGGGGAACCTCGGTAGAACAATTGATATTAGATGCTTTAGCAGATTATAATTTCCCCATAGCTTTTAATATGCCAGCGGGTCACGAAGATGATAATAGAGCTTTAGTGTTGGGTAGAGAAGTTGAGTTGAAGGTTGGGAAGGAAAAAAGTAGTTTATATTTTAAATAA